Proteins found in one Miscanthus floridulus cultivar M001 chromosome 4, ASM1932011v1, whole genome shotgun sequence genomic segment:
- the LOC136550471 gene encoding peroxidase 2-like, with protein MMAAWNNKHAAIIITLLAFLAPMACHGGGLINFTILCSGGWVRPITVISLPPLVTITIGCPNGSSETPITASPNEPAPPSGAGLYLDYYNSSYSNYACPDAESIVRKVVEKEIAYQGRGIGAGLIRLHFHDCFVEGCDGSVLLNTTASGNNDTEREGAPNKNSLRGFDVIDQAKAALESACPSAVSCADILAFAARDAARNLSSGKINYMIPAGRWDGRESFANQTGTLPGPFSNLDTLVAKFAAQSLNRADLVLLSAAHSIGRARCIFISSRPGMNQTLVKDLNGKCQSNPSVNQDYKTPDDLDSQYYQNVVDNDALFDSDAALTSSPDTNALVDTYRTNLMNKWEKDFGEAMVKMGKINTKTKGDKGVEIRKQCWTYNAPPNY; from the exons ATGATGGCTGCTTGGAATAATAAGCATGCTGCCATAATCATCACCTTGCTCGCGTTCCTCGCACCCATGGCGTGCCATGGCGGCGGCCTCATCAATTTCACTATCCTCTGCTCGGGAGGGTGGGTTCGCCCAATAACAGTGATCAGCCTCCCGCCGTTAGTGACCATCACGATCGGCTGTCCTAATGGCTCCAGCGAGACCCCTATAACTGCAAGTCCGAACGAGCCTGCTCCTCCCTCGGGAGCAGGGCTTTACTTGGACTACTACAACAGCAGCTACTCCAATTACGCGTGCCCTGACGCGGAGAGCATCGTCAGGAAGGTCGTGGAGAAGGAGATCGCGTACCAGGGCCGTGGCATCGGCGCCGGCCTCATTCGTCTCCACTTCCATGACTGCTTTGTTGAG GGATGCGATGGTTCCGTTCTCCTGAACACGACGGCATCAGGGAACAACGACACGGAGAGGGAAGGCGCACCCAACAAGAACAGCCTGCGCGGGTTCGACGTCATCGACCAGGCCAAGGCCGCGCTGGAGAGCGCCTGCCCCAGCGCGGTCTCCTGCGCCGACATCCTCGCGTTCGCCGCGCGCGACGCCGCGCGCAACCTCAGCAGCGGCAAGATCAACTACATGATACCGGCCGGTCGCTGGGACGGGCGCGAGTCCTTCGCCAACCAGACCGGCACGCTGCCCGGGCCCTTCTCCAACCTCGACACTCTCGTGGCCAAATTCGCCGCCCAGAGCCTCAACCGGGCCGACCTGGTCCTTCTCTCCGCCGCTCACTCCATCGGCCGCGCCCGCTGCATCTTCATCTCCAGCCGCCCGGGCATGAACCAGACCCTCGTCAAGGACCTCAACGGGAAGTGCCAGAGTAACCCCAGTGTGAACCAAGACTACAAGACCCCTGACGACCTGGACAGCCAGTACTACCAGAACGTGGTCGACAACGACGCGCTCTTCGACTCGGACGCTGCGCTTACCAGCTCCCCAGACACCAACGCACTGGTGGATACCTACAGGACTAACTTGATGAACAAGTGGGAGAAGGACTTTGGGGAAGCCATGGTGAAGATGGGCAAAATCAATACCAAGACCAAAGGCGACAAGGGCGTCGAGATAAGGAAGCAATGCTGGACTTACAACGCGCCTCCCAACTACTGA